ATTCTGTCCAATCGGATGCGTTAGGACTATAAAACAACCTATTTGGTGTCCCAAATACAAATTTTATAAAAACATCTGGATTTTGATCTCCATAATGATTATCACGAGTATCATAATAAAAATACACATACGGACTTTTACTATACGGACTTTTACTAGTGGTCACCTTATAGAGTCCAAATGCTATTTCCGGTGTGTTTTCACCTGGTGGTATTGAATGTGAAAACCAACAATCCCACTTAGAAGGATCACTTGTATCGCTAATACCTGTCGTAATTAAACTACTAGATATTAAATTAGAATTACTGGTTATTGGGAAATAGCTTGTACTCTGTTTTTCCCAGGTGGTCTTTTGACTCGTTATTGTATAAGTTATCTGCTCATTTACGCCTACTCCAAAAGTTCCAACAAAAAGAGCTCCTTCGGTAACTAGCTCTTGTGAGAAAGAAATCTTGTACAAAGAAAAAATTAGAATTGCAATTAAAAAGTGTTTAATACCGCCTCCCAAAATAAATTGTTAAAATATTTATTGTCAACCAAGAGCAGTATTTTTTTCGATTCAAGATTTGGCTCTGTAAATCTCAGCAGCAGTTTTTATTAATCTCTACTACAAGTAATTGTAATACATTCGGCAAATAAAGTCAAGTACAAAAACTATTCAATCTCACTGACGAATTGAAAGATTCCACTCAATAAAAAAAAGATGCCATACGTCAGCTGACGGATGGCATCTTAATTTAGTTCTCTCGATACACGATTTCTTCGAAATCGTACTCGAGAACCATTGAATGTAGTTGTTTTTCGAGTGTCCACTAACTGGACTTGTGATTTAAATGGATATTAAAAAGATTCCATCCCGACTTGTCGGGATGGAATCTATATTTTATCTATACAAAATTACTTCAGCAGTATCATCTTCTTCAGCTCAGAAAAATTTCCGGCTTCTATCTTATATAAGTAAACACCGGATGAAACTTGTCTTCCGGAATTATCTTTTCCATTCCATTCGATAGTATATGTTCCAGGAGCTTGATGATTATCCACCAGCTTTGCAACTTCACTTCCATTTAAATCATAAATAATTACAGAAACCAATTGTTCATTCGGCAAGCTGTATTTTATTCTCGTAACGGGGTTAAATGGATTTGGATAATTCTGTGAAAGATCAAAGTGTTTCGGGACTCTCGTTTCTATATCAACCACAGATGTAAGCGTTTGAATTTTTGCACGCATGAAATATGTCTCATTCCAGGATGACCAAGACACGCCATCGAAATCCCAAGCCCTGCCGTTATCAATCGGATCGAAGCCATACATCGGCTTGTTTGTTCCATCATAAAAAAGTCCAACAAAGAAATCGTCACTCACATTTATATTGTAAGAAGAGAGATTTATTTCATCCCAACCGGGAGGAACAGCAACTCGAGTTGAGAGCGTCGTAAGATTCGATCCAGGCGCCGAACCTGATTTCCCTTTTATAAATGGCTGGTACGAACCTGTACCGGCATTTATCCCAGTAAAGTAAATACTCATTTGAGTTACTTTAGCAGGTGTGATAGTTGGAGTCATTCGGTTTGCAGAACCTGCACCAGGTGTATTCCAATAATAACCGCTTGATGGAATTCCATCGTCATAATTCAAAGTTACTTCGGTTGGAGTAGTCCCGCCTGAGAGTGGAGCTTTGAACATGCTTCTTCCATGAGTTGCTGCGAACAAATATTTGTCGCTTGACCGATAATCGAGATCTGCAATGCTGACATTAGCTAAACCGCCGTTATCAGTTACCCAAGTGCCGCCATCGTTGATTGATGAAAAAATTCCAAGGTCTGTTCCGACGATTATCTGGCTTGCATTATCTGGATTTAAAGCAACACAATTTACAGGCAAATTCGGCAGACCGGAAGAAATATTTGTCCACGTCGATCCGTAGTTGGACGTTTTATAAATTTTGCTTGATGAAGTGTAACCCGAATAAGTTAGATAAGCAGCCCCAGGATTGGTTGAAGAGATTTCGATATCTGTTACATACAAAGTTGGTAAACTGCTTGAGACGACTGACCAGGAACCGCCATTATTAGTTGTAACCTGAACTCTGCCGTTGCTGCATCCGGCATAAATTACATTTGAATTTCCTTTAGCGATTGCAATAGCAGAAATCGTTGCGCCAGAAGAACCAGAACCATCGCCGGTCAAATCGCTGCTAATGGCAGACCAATTATTTGCGCCATCTGTTGTTTTATAAAGCTTGTAAGTTCCAGCAATTAAAGATTGTGAGTTATTAGGATCCATAATAAACGGAGCGATGAATTGGCAGCGCTCGGTCGTTCCATCCCAATATCCTGATCCGACAGGAATTCCGCTCATCTTCTTTGTCCATGAACTGCCATTGTTTGTTGATTTGAAAAATGCAAGATATACGTATTCAGCGTAAAGTGTCGAAGGAGTATTGAAATCAACTTCAGTTGCACCGCCGTCACCACTTAGGATTTCTGTCCAAGTTAGTCCTGAACTTGTTTTAAGCGTGCCATTATCTTGCGTCCCGCCGTAAAAAACATCTGAGGTCGGATGGACCGCACCATAGTAAAATTGAGTTACTTCAAGTCCGTTGTTTAGTGCAGTCCAAGCCGTTCCGCTATTTACGGATTTATAAATTCCTCCGTCAGTTCCAACGAACATTGTATTTGCGTTAGATGGATGGAAAACAATCGCATGATGATCTGCATGTACATAGGCATAGGAAGGATGAGTATACCAATTTGTAATTTGCGACCATGATGTACCGCCATTTGTAGTTTTAAACATATCCACTCCACCAGCGAAAACTATGTTTGGATCGGTTGGATGAACAGATACAATGTTATTATACCAAGCTTGTGAGCCGGTATAATTATTGGCAGTCAGCGATGGACCGGGGACTGTCACAGCTGAAAAAGTATTTCCACCATCAGTTGATTTCTGGAAATGTGAAACACCGCTCGTGCTTAAGTTTAAAAAAGCAGCATATACGATTTGGTTATTTGATGGAGATGTAGCTAATTCTATTCTTCCAGTTCCGGTTACTGAATGAATTGCACTGAATGAACTTCCCCCATCATTGCTTTTATAAATCGCTGATTGATTGAACTGTCCATAACTTGCGAAGATAGTTGTCGGAGAAGTATTTGAAATTTCAATATCAATACAGTGTGCAGATGCACCGCTTAATCCGCCGCTTACAAGGTTCCAATTCGTTCCGCCATTAACAGTGTAGTAAAGTCCAGTTCGAGTAGCAGCATAGAGTCTGCCAGTTGTTGCATCAAACTGTAAATCGTTAACATAGTAGAAACTGCTGTTCTTTGTTGATGATAATTGAGTCCACGCTGTACCGCCATCGGTAGTTTTAAAAATTCCTTCGCCCCGGATTGCATCGGCATTGAAATATCCTTCTCCGGTACCGGCATAGATT
This genomic window from Ignavibacteria bacterium contains:
- a CDS encoding T9SS type A sorting domain-containing protein: MKKFLPHLSLLFLTAITSLSLIFQTSSENSKNEFTIKDMLAHKIKSKKENKAAYDKPMEAMKFYYDQRAFPIGYIPDNWRSGALEHIKKFNSPSLSTKAAALSWTQVGPNNIGGRLRSILINPSNTNIMYVGAVSGGVWKTTNGGTSWSALKDDMENLAVCALAMDPANSNIIYAGTGEGYFNADAIRGEGIFKTTDGGTAWTQLSSTKNSSFYYVNDLQFDATTGRLYAATRTGLYYTVNGGTNWNLVSGGLSGASAHCIDIEISNTSPTTIFASYGQFNQSAIYKSNDGGSSFSAIHSVTGTGRIELATSPSNNQIVYAAFLNLSTSGVSHFQKSTDGGNTFSAVTVPGPSLTANNYTGSQAWYNNIVSVHPTDPNIVFAGGVDMFKTTNGGTSWSQITNWYTHPSYAYVHADHHAIVFHPSNANTMFVGTDGGIYKSVNSGTAWTALNNGLEVTQFYYGAVHPTSDVFYGGTQDNGTLKTSSGLTWTEILSGDGGATEVDFNTPSTLYAEYVYLAFFKSTNNGSSWTKKMSGIPVGSGYWDGTTERCQFIAPFIMDPNNSQSLIAGTYKLYKTTDGANNWSAISSDLTGDGSGSSGATISAIAIAKGNSNVIYAGCSNGRVQVTTNNGGSWSVVSSSLPTLYVTDIEISSTNPGAAYLTYSGYTSSSKIYKTSNYGSTWTNISSGLPNLPVNCVALNPDNASQIIVGTDLGIFSSINDGGTWVTDNGGLANVSIADLDYRSSDKYLFAATHGRSMFKAPLSGGTTPTEVTLNYDDGIPSSGYYWNTPGAGSANRMTPTITPAKVTQMSIYFTGINAGTGSYQPFIKGKSGSAPGSNLTTLSTRVAVPPGWDEINLSSYNINVSDDFFVGLFYDGTNKPMYGFDPIDNGRAWDFDGVSWSSWNETYFMRAKIQTLTSVVDIETRVPKHFDLSQNYPNPFNPVTRIKYSLPNEQLVSVIIYDLNGSEVAKLVDNHQAPGTYTIEWNGKDNSGRQVSSGVYLYKIEAGNFSELKKMILLK